A genomic window from Cryobacterium sp. SO2 includes:
- a CDS encoding isocitrate lyase/phosphoenolpyruvate mutase family protein has product MTSSLIQKAELLNALHVPGTPLIVTNVWDAITAKIVSETPGVKALASASHSVSNVRGLQDGEGLSVDEAIIAARIITGATELPVSIDFEKGYAADAAGVTRNVRRLIEEAGAAGINLEDSVGAPKAPQFEISTAAARVAAARAGAEAAGVPLVINARVDTLAGGGEWTEAVERANAYLDAGADVIFFLGLGDEDKVKRALDEVNGRISVIGHPGAVPLARLAELGVSRVSFGPGTLGLALAALQRAASQLTALGDYPEDLGFPFTL; this is encoded by the coding sequence ATGACTAGCTCACTCATCCAGAAGGCCGAACTCCTCAACGCCCTGCACGTGCCCGGCACGCCGCTCATCGTCACGAACGTGTGGGACGCCATCACGGCGAAGATCGTATCTGAGACTCCGGGCGTGAAAGCCCTCGCCAGCGCCTCGCACTCGGTGTCCAATGTGCGCGGCCTGCAAGACGGCGAAGGACTCAGCGTCGACGAAGCCATCATCGCCGCCCGCATCATCACCGGCGCCACCGAGCTGCCGGTCTCGATCGACTTCGAGAAGGGCTATGCGGCGGATGCCGCCGGCGTGACCCGCAATGTGCGTCGCCTCATCGAGGAGGCCGGTGCCGCCGGGATCAACCTCGAGGACTCCGTCGGCGCCCCGAAGGCTCCGCAGTTCGAAATCTCCACCGCCGCTGCCCGGGTGGCCGCGGCGCGCGCCGGCGCCGAGGCGGCCGGAGTGCCCCTGGTGATCAACGCCCGCGTCGACACCCTCGCCGGCGGCGGCGAGTGGACCGAGGCCGTGGAGCGCGCCAACGCCTACCTCGACGCGGGCGCCGACGTGATCTTCTTCCTCGGGCTCGGCGACGAAGACAAGGTGAAGCGTGCCCTCGACGAGGTCAACGGCCGCATCTCCGTGATCGGCCACCCCGGTGCCGTTCCGCTGGCCCGGCTGGCCGAGCTCGGCGTCTCCCGGGTGAGCTTCGGCCCCGGCACTCTCGGCCTGGCCCTCGCCGCCCTGCAGCGCGCGGCCAGCCAGCTCACCGCGCTCGGCGACTACCCCGAGGACCTCGGCTTCCCGTTCACGCTCTGA
- a CDS encoding glutamate--cysteine ligase gives MTTFGIEEEFFLVDPRSLRPAGLADTVVHDLSTDAEAPGFVTHEFLASQLERSTAVFTELAEAEADLAGFRSELAATARMHGVLAVGTGTTFDADAAPTLTDSARYQRIGAGVRGVVRDHQICATHVHVGVPSREAGVHALNCVRVWLPTLMALTGNSPFWRGRETGFDSWRAVIMRRWATTGCPPAFADAADYERRIRRLVGVGATVDTATVAWYARLSEAYPTLEVRVADAQLDLAPTLLLAALTRALVVTGLAEAERGAPPPEVEHELLDAALWHASRDGIQGKLLDPASRQLVAARAVTGNLLRYIDDALDASGDRSRVIALLERLWRIGTGAQQQQRYFRAGGLPGLRTLVESSSA, from the coding sequence ATGACGACGTTTGGCATCGAGGAGGAGTTCTTCCTCGTCGATCCCCGGAGCCTGCGGCCGGCGGGCCTCGCCGACACCGTCGTGCACGACCTGTCCACCGACGCTGAAGCGCCGGGGTTCGTCACGCACGAGTTCCTGGCCTCCCAGTTGGAGAGGTCCACGGCGGTCTTCACGGAGCTGGCCGAGGCCGAGGCCGACCTGGCCGGATTCCGCAGCGAGCTCGCGGCGACCGCCCGGATGCACGGCGTCCTGGCGGTGGGCACCGGCACCACCTTCGACGCCGACGCGGCCCCCACCCTCACCGACTCCGCCCGGTACCAGCGGATCGGCGCGGGGGTGCGGGGTGTGGTGCGGGACCACCAGATCTGCGCGACGCACGTGCATGTCGGCGTGCCCAGCCGGGAGGCCGGGGTGCACGCCCTCAATTGCGTGCGAGTGTGGCTGCCCACGTTGATGGCGCTGACCGGCAATTCCCCGTTCTGGCGCGGCCGCGAGACCGGTTTCGATTCCTGGCGCGCGGTGATCATGCGCCGGTGGGCCACCACGGGATGCCCGCCCGCGTTCGCCGACGCGGCCGACTACGAGCGGCGCATCCGTCGCCTGGTGGGGGTGGGGGCCACCGTCGACACCGCCACCGTGGCCTGGTATGCCCGGCTATCCGAGGCCTACCCCACCCTCGAGGTGCGGGTGGCGGATGCCCAGCTCGACCTGGCGCCCACGCTCCTGCTCGCCGCGCTCACCCGGGCGCTCGTGGTCACCGGCCTGGCCGAGGCCGAGCGTGGAGCGCCGCCGCCGGAGGTGGAGCACGAGCTCCTCGATGCCGCACTGTGGCATGCGTCCCGCGACGGCATCCAGGGCAAGCTGCTCGATCCCGCCAGCCGGCAGCTCGTGGCGGCCCGGGCGGTCACGGGCAATCTGCTGCGCTACATCGACGACGCCCTCGACGCCTCCGGGGACCGGTCACGGGTCATCGCGTTACTCGAACGGCTGTGGCGGATCGGCACCGGCGCCCAGCAGCAGCAGCGCTACTTCCGCGCCGGCGGACTGCCGGGGTTGCGCACCCTCGTCGAGTCTTCGTCGGCCTGA
- a CDS encoding ROK family transcriptional regulator: MTNSVPVRLVSSDVREHNLGVVLTHLDQAGPAGRAEIAAGTGLVRGSVTTLVADLVELGLVRAVDTDATGEPALPEPTRIGRPRSRMEIAGTRQAVLGIQFAVDEVLVYAADLAGRVLARAEHHVRTPIGDPEALVDLLAGYVTDAVNQLEAAGVAVLALEVVLPGRISAGSSLVTSSIEFGWYGVDIGGLLSTRLAVLPLGISVSNDANMAAYAEFDSLLHDPAVGRVTDMIYVKSDTGIGGGAIVDGRILQGARGAAFEPGHMIVSPDGPRCECGKDGCLVVVAGPTAVLHAAGLDDFRLDRGLPEALDELVRRVAGGEPEATAALADAARWFRIALSNLIVTLEPQVMVLGGYLAAFTGQLTPRVASTLAILGTDSLDGAHAVRASVNGRLAAVETAVTRRRRAFLADPSSLRLVSGEG; this comes from the coding sequence ATGACCAATTCAGTTCCGGTGCGGCTCGTGAGCAGCGACGTGCGGGAACACAACCTCGGGGTCGTCCTCACCCACCTCGATCAGGCCGGGCCGGCAGGCCGGGCCGAGATCGCCGCCGGAACCGGACTGGTGCGCGGGTCCGTCACCACACTGGTCGCCGACCTGGTGGAACTCGGACTGGTGCGCGCCGTCGACACGGATGCGACCGGCGAGCCGGCCCTTCCGGAACCCACCCGGATCGGGCGGCCGCGGTCGCGGATGGAGATCGCGGGCACCCGGCAGGCGGTGCTGGGCATCCAGTTCGCCGTCGACGAGGTACTCGTTTACGCCGCCGATCTCGCCGGCCGAGTGCTCGCCAGAGCCGAGCACCACGTTCGTACCCCGATCGGCGACCCCGAGGCGCTGGTGGACTTACTCGCCGGGTACGTCACCGATGCCGTCAACCAGCTGGAGGCCGCCGGTGTCGCGGTCCTCGCCCTGGAGGTGGTGCTGCCCGGGCGCATCTCGGCCGGGTCGAGCCTGGTCACGTCGTCGATCGAATTCGGCTGGTACGGCGTCGACATCGGCGGCCTGCTGTCGACCCGGCTGGCAGTGCTGCCGCTCGGGATTTCAGTGTCGAATGACGCCAACATGGCCGCTTACGCCGAATTCGACTCCTTGCTGCACGATCCGGCCGTCGGCCGGGTCACCGACATGATCTATGTGAAGTCCGACACCGGCATCGGCGGCGGCGCCATCGTGGACGGCCGTATCCTGCAGGGCGCCCGCGGGGCCGCGTTCGAACCCGGGCACATGATCGTCTCTCCGGACGGCCCACGTTGTGAGTGCGGAAAAGACGGCTGCCTGGTCGTGGTCGCCGGGCCGACCGCGGTCCTGCACGCTGCGGGCCTCGATGACTTCCGCCTCGACCGCGGGCTGCCCGAGGCGCTCGACGAACTGGTGCGCCGGGTGGCTGGGGGTGAACCGGAGGCGACGGCGGCGCTGGCCGATGCCGCCCGTTGGTTCCGCATCGCGTTGTCCAACCTCATCGTGACGCTTGAGCCGCAGGTCATGGTCCTCGGGGGCTATCTGGCCGCCTTCACCGGCCAGCTCACCCCGCGGGTCGCCAGCACCCTGGCGATTCTGGGCACCGACAGTCTGGACGGTGCCCACGCCGTCCGCGCCAGCGTCAACGGACGCCTCGCCGCGGTGGAGACCGCGGTGACCCGCCGCCGCCGCGCCTTTCTGGCCGATCCGTCATCGCTTCGGCTGGTATCCGGCGAAGGCTGA
- a CDS encoding FAD-dependent oxidoreductase, with the protein MLDEKYHVLFDPMKIGTVEMKNRFVMEPMGPGGFCDEQGAYTERAADYYVERAKGGAGLIITGTTKVENEVEVCSLPSLPCATLNPNYFVSTAKPMTERIHAYGSKIFCQLAAGFGRVSIPSILGQTAIAPSPIPHRWIDGVTCREMTVEEIHYIVKKFGEAAAVCKKAGFDGVEVHAVHEGYLLDQFAISFFNQRTDEYGGSLENRLRFAVEILQEIKRTCGADFPVSLRYGMKSMIKDWKVGGLPGEEFEEKGRDIEEGIAVAILLEKAGYDCLNADVGSYDSWYWTHPPMYQAKGLYLPYNQILKSVVKIPVITAGRMEDPDRASDAIRNRQTDFIGMARPLLADPDIPNKIRAGKYNTVRPCLSCQEACMGRLQHFTSISCAVNPAAGREKTYGLSPTLLKKKVMVVGGGVAGCEAARTLALRGHRVEVFEKTERLGGNLIAGGQPDFKEDDLALAAWYTNELTELAVPVHFDTVVTKAMVEAGGYDAVIVATGSKPKMMTVDGASRVYTAEDVLLGREDVGASTVIIGGGLVGSELALWLEGRGITTTLVEYQSDILTAGGPLCTANSDMVRDLVAFKDIDLRLNSMVIGARDGGYVVRDRATGEETVIVADSAVLAVGYVSERSLYEEIQFSVPELHLIGDAEQVSSIMYAVWNAYEVTKNM; encoded by the coding sequence ATGCTGGACGAGAAATACCACGTTCTCTTCGACCCGATGAAGATCGGTACCGTGGAGATGAAGAACCGCTTCGTGATGGAGCCGATGGGGCCCGGCGGCTTCTGCGACGAGCAGGGCGCCTATACGGAGCGGGCCGCCGACTACTACGTGGAGCGGGCCAAGGGTGGCGCCGGCCTGATCATCACCGGTACCACCAAGGTGGAGAACGAGGTGGAGGTCTGTTCCCTCCCGTCGCTGCCCTGCGCGACCCTCAATCCCAACTACTTCGTGTCGACGGCCAAGCCCATGACCGAGCGCATCCACGCTTATGGCTCCAAGATCTTCTGCCAGCTCGCCGCCGGATTCGGCCGCGTATCGATCCCGTCCATCCTCGGCCAGACTGCCATCGCACCGTCGCCCATCCCGCACCGCTGGATCGACGGCGTGACCTGTCGCGAGATGACCGTGGAGGAGATCCACTACATCGTGAAGAAGTTCGGCGAGGCCGCGGCCGTCTGCAAGAAGGCCGGTTTCGACGGCGTGGAGGTGCACGCCGTGCACGAGGGCTACCTGCTCGACCAGTTCGCTATCTCGTTCTTCAACCAGCGCACCGATGAATACGGCGGATCGCTGGAGAACCGCCTGCGCTTCGCGGTCGAGATCCTGCAGGAGATCAAGCGCACCTGCGGCGCCGACTTCCCGGTGTCGCTGCGGTACGGCATGAAGTCGATGATCAAGGACTGGAAGGTCGGCGGCCTGCCCGGCGAAGAGTTCGAGGAGAAGGGCCGCGATATCGAGGAGGGCATCGCCGTCGCGATCCTGCTCGAAAAGGCCGGCTACGACTGCCTCAACGCGGATGTCGGCAGTTACGACTCCTGGTACTGGACCCACCCGCCGATGTACCAGGCCAAGGGCCTGTATCTCCCCTACAACCAAATCCTCAAGAGCGTCGTGAAGATCCCCGTGATCACCGCCGGGCGCATGGAGGATCCGGACCGGGCATCCGATGCTATCCGCAACAGGCAGACCGACTTCATCGGCATGGCCAGGCCGCTGCTGGCCGACCCCGACATCCCCAACAAGATCCGCGCCGGAAAGTACAACACCGTGCGTCCCTGCCTGTCGTGCCAGGAGGCCTGCATGGGCCGATTGCAGCACTTCACCTCGATCTCCTGCGCGGTCAACCCCGCCGCCGGCCGGGAGAAGACCTACGGCCTCTCCCCCACCCTGCTCAAGAAGAAGGTCATGGTGGTCGGCGGCGGCGTGGCCGGCTGCGAGGCCGCCCGCACTCTGGCCCTCCGCGGCCACCGGGTCGAGGTGTTCGAGAAGACCGAGCGGCTCGGCGGCAATCTCATTGCCGGCGGCCAGCCCGACTTCAAGGAAGACGACCTGGCCCTCGCCGCCTGGTACACCAACGAGCTCACCGAGCTCGCGGTGCCGGTGCACTTCGACACCGTGGTCACCAAGGCCATGGTGGAGGCCGGCGGCTATGACGCCGTGATCGTGGCCACCGGGTCCAAGCCCAAGATGATGACCGTGGATGGCGCCTCCCGGGTCTACACCGCCGAAGACGTGCTGCTCGGCCGCGAAGACGTGGGCGCCTCCACGGTGATCATCGGCGGCGGCCTGGTCGGCAGCGAACTGGCGCTCTGGCTCGAGGGCCGCGGTATCACGACCACCCTGGTGGAATACCAAAGCGACATCCTCACCGCAGGCGGGCCGCTGTGCACAGCGAACTCCGACATGGTGCGCGACCTGGTGGCCTTCAAGGACATCGACCTGCGACTGAACAGCATGGTCATCGGCGCCCGCGACGGCGGCTACGTGGTGCGCGATCGCGCCACGGGCGAGGAAACCGTCATCGTGGCGGACTCCGCGGTCCTCGCGGTGGGCTACGTCTCGGAGCGGTCGCTCTACGAGGAGATCCAGTTCTCCGTGCCCGAATTGCACCTCATCGGGGACGCCGAACAGGTCTCCAGCATCATGTACGCGGTTTGGAACGCCTACGAGGTGACGAAGAACATGTGA
- a CDS encoding FBP domain-containing protein, giving the protein MLPLTVAAIKTSFVNASRKVVADVTLPAGFDEIDWSRLDYLGWTDPKMKRRAYVVVPVDGEPVGIVLRQADAAPQRRAQCSWCRDVTLPNQVVLYSAQRAGAAGRNGDTVGILVCEAFQCSANVRKLPSMAYIGFDVEAARDSRMAMLRTRSAGFVGEVVRPGD; this is encoded by the coding sequence ATGCTCCCCCTCACCGTTGCCGCCATCAAGACGTCGTTCGTGAACGCATCCCGCAAGGTCGTGGCCGATGTGACCCTGCCGGCCGGCTTCGACGAGATCGACTGGTCCAGGCTGGACTACCTGGGCTGGACCGACCCCAAGATGAAACGCCGCGCCTATGTCGTGGTTCCCGTCGACGGCGAGCCCGTCGGCATCGTGCTGCGACAAGCGGATGCGGCGCCGCAGCGGCGCGCCCAGTGCTCGTGGTGCCGCGACGTGACGCTGCCCAACCAGGTGGTGCTCTACAGCGCCCAGCGCGCGGGAGCGGCCGGCCGCAATGGCGACACCGTCGGAATCCTCGTCTGCGAGGCCTTCCAGTGCTCTGCCAACGTGCGGAAGCTCCCCTCGATGGCCTACATAGGATTCGACGTGGAGGCCGCACGCGACTCCCGCATGGCCATGCTGCGCACCCGCTCCGCCGGGTTCGTCGGCGAAGTGGTACGGCCCGGCGACTAG
- a CDS encoding TetR-like C-terminal domain-containing protein, with translation MKRPGLTEARLVEAAAELADASGLAAVTVSALARRFDVRPASIYSHIAGLDDLLDLTAALALRELADRLAEALPGKAGRDALFAFADTHRDYARAHPGRWQAAQRRVSPEDATTGGGVAIARSARAIMHGYGLSAEDEVHAVRLLGSAVNGFVALESGGGFDHSVPPAAESWNRVLDAVDTSLRNWPTAAAHSRIPTTD, from the coding sequence ATGAAACGACCCGGATTGACCGAGGCCCGGCTGGTCGAGGCCGCGGCCGAGCTGGCCGACGCCAGCGGACTGGCGGCCGTGACCGTCTCCGCCCTCGCGCGCCGCTTCGACGTGCGGCCGGCGAGTATCTACTCCCACATCGCGGGTCTGGACGACCTGCTCGACCTGACCGCCGCTCTCGCGCTGCGGGAACTCGCCGACCGCCTTGCCGAGGCCTTGCCGGGCAAGGCCGGCCGCGATGCCCTGTTCGCCTTCGCCGACACTCACCGGGACTACGCCCGCGCCCACCCCGGTCGCTGGCAAGCGGCGCAGCGCCGGGTCTCCCCGGAAGACGCCACCACCGGCGGCGGAGTCGCGATCGCCCGCTCGGCGCGGGCCATCATGCACGGCTACGGCCTCTCCGCCGAGGACGAGGTCCATGCGGTGCGCCTGCTCGGCAGCGCCGTCAACGGCTTCGTCGCGCTGGAATCCGGTGGCGGTTTCGACCACTCTGTCCCGCCCGCCGCCGAGAGCTGGAACCGGGTGCTCGACGCCGTCGACACCTCGCTGCGCAACTGGCCCACGGCCGCCGCGCACTCCCGCATCCCCACAACTGATTGA
- a CDS encoding DNA alkylation repair protein has product MPFADELIGVSTARALAAAIQAAAPQAELTALHAAADALGPLSLRERSDLLRDALLADLPGDYDSFAGTIRTAAQGALPFSGWLIWPVTTAVAIKAIEAGTDAAFDDGMRMLAVLTPRLTAEFAIRLLLAHDFARAMPIVLGWTGSPDPAVRRLASEGTRPFLPWAIRVPAILAEPAATLPVLHALYRDDDEVVRRSVANHLNDLSRQQPDLVTATTAAWLAAPDANTAPLVRHALRSLVKKGNPQALAQLGFHPATVHVVGPALDADTLEFGGTIGFTVGIRNTGTEPAHLAVDYVMHHQKANGSLTGKTFKLTTVTLAPGELIELSRTHSFRAITTRRYHPGTHALEVQVNGVASGRAQFTLLPEKL; this is encoded by the coding sequence ATGCCCTTCGCCGACGAACTCATCGGAGTGTCCACGGCCCGCGCGCTCGCCGCAGCCATCCAGGCCGCCGCCCCGCAGGCCGAGCTCACCGCCCTGCACGCCGCCGCGGATGCTCTCGGCCCGCTGTCACTGCGGGAGCGCAGCGACCTGTTGCGCGACGCGCTGCTGGCCGACCTGCCCGGCGATTACGACTCCTTCGCCGGCACCATCCGCACCGCAGCGCAGGGCGCCCTGCCGTTCAGCGGCTGGCTGATCTGGCCGGTCACCACCGCCGTCGCGATCAAGGCCATCGAGGCCGGCACGGATGCCGCGTTCGACGATGGCATGCGGATGCTCGCCGTCCTCACCCCGCGGCTCACCGCCGAGTTCGCCATCCGGCTGCTGCTCGCCCACGACTTCGCCCGGGCGATGCCGATCGTGCTCGGCTGGACCGGCTCGCCCGACCCGGCTGTGCGCCGGCTGGCCTCGGAGGGCACCCGGCCGTTCCTGCCCTGGGCCATCCGGGTGCCGGCGATCCTCGCCGAACCCGCGGCCACCCTGCCCGTGCTGCATGCCCTCTATCGGGACGACGACGAAGTGGTGCGCCGCTCGGTGGCCAACCACCTCAACGACCTCAGCCGGCAGCAACCCGACCTCGTCACAGCCACCACCGCCGCGTGGCTGGCCGCGCCGGATGCGAACACCGCGCCGCTCGTGCGGCACGCGCTGCGCAGCCTGGTCAAGAAGGGCAACCCGCAGGCGTTGGCGCAGCTGGGTTTCCACCCCGCCACTGTGCACGTGGTGGGCCCGGCGCTCGACGCCGACACCCTCGAGTTCGGCGGCACGATCGGCTTCACCGTGGGCATCCGCAACACCGGCACCGAACCGGCCCACCTCGCCGTGGACTACGTGATGCACCACCAGAAGGCCAACGGCAGCCTCACCGGCAAGACCTTCAAGCTCACCACCGTGACCCTGGCGCCCGGCGAACTCATCGAACTGAGCCGCACGCATTCCTTCCGCGCGATCACCACCCGGCGCTACCACCCCGGCACGCACGCCCTCGAGGTGCAGGTGAACGGGGTGGCGTCCGGCCGCGCCCAGTTCACGCTGCTGCCGGAAAAACTATAG
- a CDS encoding DUF2255 family protein codes for MDTWTADELTRIGAAEELQVSSTRADGTLRPYVTIWVVRSGDEIYIRSAYGATNPWFVRAAASGTGRIRAGGVEKDVTFADAADAPHGAIDAAYHAKYDRYGPAIVGSVTGADVEATTFRLVPRD; via the coding sequence ATGGACACGTGGACCGCTGACGAACTCACCCGCATCGGCGCGGCGGAGGAGCTGCAGGTCTCCTCCACCCGCGCCGACGGCACGCTGCGCCCGTATGTCACCATCTGGGTGGTGCGCTCCGGCGACGAGATCTACATCCGCTCCGCCTACGGCGCGACCAACCCGTGGTTCGTGCGGGCTGCCGCAAGCGGCACCGGCCGCATCCGTGCCGGCGGAGTGGAGAAGGACGTCACCTTCGCCGATGCTGCGGATGCTCCCCACGGCGCGATCGACGCGGCCTACCACGCCAAGTACGACCGCTACGGGCCCGCCATAGTGGGGTCGGTCACCGGGGCGGATGTCGAGGCGACGACGTTCCGGCTGGTGCCCCGGGACTGA
- a CDS encoding DMT family transporter has product MSKQIGIPQRFLVVGAAAAFVLTWSSGFIIAKIATNTAAPLTVLLWRFVVVAALLLVAILVLRLRRRELVMPRWRDIRPHLTIGLFAQFGYILPIYLAVGAGVSTGTTALIDAIQPLVVATLVGPLLGLRVRAMQWLGLLLGATGVVVIVTADGSTSMSPTPAYALPLIALVSLVTATFLDRRTTVRLGVFATLSTHAAVTLVAIAGLAAVTGSLVPPASADFWVSTVLTAVFPALIAYALYWYLLRRLGITTLNALLYLVAPTTAVAGTVLFGEPFTPITLAGLLLGGVAIALVIAPRRDGGAGQSRGTSRNVVASTSAPVTDPTMAGP; this is encoded by the coding sequence ATGAGTAAACAGATCGGTATACCCCAGCGATTCCTCGTGGTCGGAGCCGCGGCCGCCTTCGTGCTGACCTGGAGCTCCGGGTTCATCATCGCGAAGATCGCGACAAACACCGCCGCGCCCCTGACCGTGCTGCTGTGGCGATTCGTCGTGGTCGCGGCGCTCCTGCTGGTTGCGATCCTCGTACTGCGGCTGCGCCGCCGCGAGCTCGTCATGCCGCGCTGGCGGGACATCCGCCCGCACCTCACCATCGGGCTCTTCGCGCAGTTCGGCTACATCCTTCCCATCTACCTGGCCGTCGGTGCCGGCGTCTCCACCGGAACGACCGCCCTCATCGACGCCATCCAGCCCCTCGTGGTGGCGACCCTGGTCGGCCCGCTCCTGGGGCTGCGGGTGCGCGCGATGCAATGGCTGGGGTTGCTCCTCGGCGCGACCGGGGTGGTCGTGATCGTCACGGCGGATGGATCCACCTCGATGTCCCCGACCCCGGCCTATGCCCTTCCCCTCATCGCACTGGTCAGCCTCGTGACCGCCACCTTCCTGGATCGCCGCACCACCGTCCGCCTCGGCGTCTTCGCCACCCTCAGCACGCACGCTGCGGTCACCCTCGTCGCGATCGCTGGGCTTGCCGCCGTCACCGGCAGCCTGGTCCCGCCGGCCAGCGCCGACTTCTGGGTATCGACGGTGCTCACGGCCGTATTTCCCGCCCTGATCGCCTACGCACTGTATTGGTACCTGCTGCGCCGCCTCGGCATCACGACCCTGAACGCGCTGCTGTACCTGGTCGCCCCCACCACCGCCGTCGCCGGCACCGTCCTCTTCGGGGAGCCGTTCACACCGATCACCCTCGCCGGTCTCCTGCTCGGCGGGGTCGCCATCGCGCTCGTCATCGCGCCCAGGCGGGACGGGGGAGCGGGTCAGTCCCGGGGCACCAGCCGGAACGTCGTCGCCTCGACATCCGCCCCGGTGACCGACCCCACTATGGCGGGCCCGTAG
- a CDS encoding TetR/AcrR family transcriptional regulator — translation MTAENLPEVIPHYTPGAERLLAAASDLFYREGIHAVGVDTIAAAAGVTKKTLYDRFGSKDALAVAYLRGRDARWRAYLEHDLALHPRGSVDRILAVFDISARWALSDSDKGCSAINARAEMDDATHPVAVEAIRQKKWMRDVFADLCRDAALANADQLADILMLLYEGGLVTVGMGTFADPFAAAREAAAAILQVTSP, via the coding sequence ATGACCGCTGAGAATCTGCCCGAGGTGATTCCGCACTACACGCCGGGCGCCGAGAGGCTGCTGGCTGCCGCGTCCGATCTCTTCTATCGCGAGGGCATCCACGCCGTCGGTGTCGACACGATCGCGGCAGCGGCCGGGGTGACCAAGAAGACGTTGTACGACAGGTTCGGGTCGAAGGATGCGCTGGCCGTGGCCTATCTCCGCGGGCGGGACGCCAGATGGCGGGCGTATCTGGAGCACGACCTGGCCCTCCATCCGCGCGGCAGCGTGGATCGCATCCTGGCGGTCTTCGACATCTCGGCCCGCTGGGCGCTCAGCGACAGCGACAAGGGCTGCAGCGCCATCAACGCGCGCGCGGAGATGGACGACGCGACGCATCCTGTGGCCGTCGAAGCGATTCGGCAGAAGAAGTGGATGCGCGACGTGTTCGCCGATCTCTGCCGAGACGCCGCGCTCGCAAATGCCGATCAGCTGGCAGACATCCTGATGCTGCTCTACGAGGGCGGCCTGGTGACCGTGGGGATGGGCACCTTCGCCGACCCGTTTGCGGCCGCGCGCGAGGCCGCGGCGGCGATTCTGCAGGTGACATCGCCCTAA
- a CDS encoding alpha/beta hydrolase, whose protein sequence is MELIFVHGALVRDAEWWWQPAADLLADRTGIRSRAVNLPSCGETTPEEAAGGLVADAAALRRVLDEVDSAIVVGHSYGGTVIAEAGRHPAVAHLLYVSSYLPDVGESQAVIMGGESDPVSIAANEDGTLSLAGYDASTFGARFLQDADAATQQQAWERVTAQAAGAFVTPTTAAGWQGVDSTYIVCGQDRSTSVELQRFHAGRATRSVEVPTGHHPFITRPDLVLDQVQAFIGRS, encoded by the coding sequence ATGGAGTTGATCTTCGTGCACGGCGCCCTGGTGCGAGACGCAGAGTGGTGGTGGCAACCCGCGGCCGATCTGCTCGCGGACCGCACCGGTATCCGCAGCCGCGCCGTGAACTTGCCGTCCTGCGGCGAGACCACCCCAGAGGAGGCCGCCGGCGGCCTGGTTGCCGATGCGGCGGCGCTTCGGCGAGTGCTGGATGAGGTGGACTCCGCGATCGTGGTCGGCCACTCATACGGCGGCACCGTCATCGCCGAGGCCGGCCGGCATCCCGCGGTCGCGCATCTGCTCTACGTCTCGTCGTACCTGCCCGATGTGGGCGAGTCGCAGGCCGTGATCATGGGCGGCGAGAGCGATCCCGTGTCCATCGCCGCTAACGAGGACGGCACGCTGAGCCTGGCCGGCTACGACGCGAGCACCTTCGGGGCCCGGTTCCTTCAGGATGCCGACGCGGCGACGCAACAGCAGGCGTGGGAGCGGGTCACGGCGCAGGCGGCCGGAGCGTTCGTGACCCCGACCACCGCCGCCGGCTGGCAGGGAGTCGATTCGACCTACATCGTCTGCGGGCAGGACCGCAGCACGTCGGTCGAGCTGCAGAGATTCCATGCGGGCCGAGCGACCCGCTCCGTCGAGGTGCCCACCGGGCACCATCCGTTCATCACTCGTCCCGACCTGGTCCTCGACCAGGTGCAGGCCTTTATCGGCCGATCCTGA
- a CDS encoding HTH domain-containing protein: MTAEAFNPADELKRTIAEGGISEDALRAITGIQPEKLRSFLDADPGMTGLTTERRALSIDESSRLSILAAHLTQGMQIDDDERLTAIFESLTLDCHLTLDNIAQLTGLDIDDLDSALRDPRTVPMHKKYELAIKGSYLVNAVNQARGR; this comes from the coding sequence ATGACGGCGGAAGCGTTCAATCCCGCGGACGAGTTGAAGCGGACCATCGCGGAGGGCGGTATCTCCGAAGACGCACTGCGGGCGATCACGGGCATCCAGCCTGAGAAGCTGCGGTCCTTCCTCGACGCGGATCCCGGGATGACTGGTCTCACCACGGAGCGGCGGGCACTCTCGATCGACGAGAGCTCGAGGCTGTCCATCCTCGCGGCGCACCTCACTCAGGGGATGCAAATTGACGACGACGAACGGTTGACGGCGATCTTCGAGTCACTGACGCTCGACTGCCACCTCACGCTTGACAACATCGCCCAGTTGACGGGACTCGACATCGACGACCTGGACAGCGCCCTCCGTGACCCGAGGACTGTTCCCATGCACAAGAAGTACGAACTCGCGATCAAGGGCTCGTACCTCGTGAACGCAGTCAATCAAGCTCGCGGTCGGTGA